The following proteins come from a genomic window of Gimesia chilikensis:
- a CDS encoding ABC transporter ATP-binding protein, which produces MNERKSDPDYVVELRNVSRRFGVHDVLRDITFGVRRGETLVVIGESGCGKSVTMKMIMSLLEPTTGDVLWHGRSIKDRSTRELHRDRLRIGYLFQGAALFDSLSVYENVAFGLKQNTKLKKAEIDQIVVERLREVGLSETICQKKPAQLSGGMKKRVGLARALAMTPEVMLYDEPTTGLDPVMTDVINELILQTRARRPVTSIVVTHDMSTVRKVADRIIMLYPLSRLQPDEPQIVFEGTAEEAFQSSNPRVHQFVHGEAGDRLREMAEAG; this is translated from the coding sequence ATGAATGAACGGAAATCAGATCCGGATTATGTTGTCGAACTGCGGAACGTCTCGCGGCGTTTCGGGGTGCATGACGTGTTGCGCGATATTACGTTCGGTGTCCGACGCGGTGAGACACTGGTCGTGATCGGCGAGAGTGGTTGCGGTAAAAGCGTGACCATGAAAATGATCATGAGCCTGCTGGAGCCCACGACCGGTGACGTGCTCTGGCACGGGCGTTCGATCAAAGATCGCAGCACGCGAGAACTGCACCGCGACCGACTGCGGATCGGCTACCTGTTTCAGGGCGCGGCTTTGTTCGACAGTCTTTCGGTCTATGAGAATGTCGCCTTTGGACTGAAGCAGAATACCAAGCTGAAGAAAGCGGAAATCGACCAGATTGTCGTCGAGCGGCTGCGGGAAGTCGGCCTGTCGGAAACCATCTGTCAGAAGAAGCCGGCCCAGTTATCCGGTGGGATGAAAAAGCGGGTCGGGCTGGCGCGGGCGCTGGCCATGACTCCGGAAGTCATGCTGTATGATGAGCCCACAACCGGACTGGATCCGGTCATGACTGACGTGATTAACGAGTTGATTCTGCAAACACGGGCCCGGCGGCCAGTGACGAGTATTGTGGTCACGCACGATATGAGTACGGTCAGGAAGGTCGCGGATCGGATCATCATGCTGTATCCACTGTCTCGACTGCAGCCCGATGAACCGCAGATCGTATTCGAAGGGACCGCGGAGGAAGCCTTTCAGTCATCCAATCCCCGCGTGCATCAGTTCGTCCACGGC